In Corynebacterium aquatimens, one genomic interval encodes:
- a CDS encoding IS1249 family transposase — MTPNRPRCPSCHGETKKNGPTPKGSTRWRCKDCGATFIRHRTDQTQARDFTAFHAYVTGTASLNDVAGTLNVSRRTLDRRFAPFWLIDVPNTPDPHRVYDQIFIDGTYTDAGCLLVAASRDHVIAWHWAKSESAHAYTQLLSGIAAPLCVVLDGGQGALSAIKACWPNTLIQRCLVHAQRVVRRYTTTRPRTDAGKAIYALALKLTTITTVDQAREWTLRLHDFAVVYKAFLNEKTLLPKERRTLNHQWEWTHIRVRRAYNSLVHLSRNNWLFTYLQPPTDALEPDRWAATTNSLEGGINAQLKRIADAHRGRSGERQRKMLEWYLHSKTQLPDAPLQIARQCRFGQDQLAKVPDLVTKDRNESDHQTGRPAFYDNAIPTDYEHSVGIRKGPLK, encoded by the coding sequence GTGACACCAAACAGACCACGATGCCCCTCATGTCATGGGGAAACAAAGAAAAACGGTCCCACTCCCAAAGGCTCCACTAGGTGGCGGTGCAAAGACTGCGGAGCCACCTTCATACGCCACCGCACCGACCAAACCCAAGCTCGGGACTTCACAGCGTTTCACGCCTACGTCACTGGCACAGCGTCACTTAACGACGTAGCTGGTACCTTGAACGTCTCCCGCCGCACGCTCGACCGCCGGTTCGCCCCGTTTTGGCTCATCGATGTTCCCAACACCCCAGACCCACACCGGGTCTACGACCAGATTTTCATCGACGGCACCTACACCGACGCTGGCTGCCTGCTGGTTGCCGCAAGCCGCGACCACGTCATCGCCTGGCACTGGGCTAAAAGCGAATCAGCCCACGCCTACACTCAACTACTAAGCGGCATCGCCGCACCGTTATGCGTCGTCCTCGACGGCGGCCAAGGCGCCTTATCCGCCATCAAAGCCTGCTGGCCCAACACGCTGATCCAGCGCTGTCTCGTCCATGCCCAACGCGTTGTCCGCCGCTACACCACAACACGCCCCCGCACCGATGCCGGCAAGGCCATCTATGCACTAGCGCTGAAACTGACCACGATCACCACCGTGGACCAAGCCCGGGAATGGACGCTGCGTCTACACGACTTCGCAGTGGTCTACAAGGCCTTCCTCAACGAGAAAACACTCCTACCCAAAGAGCGCCGCACCCTCAACCACCAATGGGAATGGACCCATATCCGTGTGCGTAGGGCTTACAACTCGCTTGTGCACCTTTCACGCAACAACTGGCTGTTCACCTACCTCCAACCCCCGACAGACGCACTCGAACCCGACCGGTGGGCAGCAACCACCAACAGTCTTGAAGGCGGGATCAACGCCCAACTCAAACGCATCGCTGACGCCCACCGCGGCAGATCAGGAGAGCGGCAACGCAAAATGCTCGAATGGTACCTGCACTCGAAAACGCAACTGCCTGACGCCCCATTACAGATCGCCAGGCAGTGCAGGTTCGGACAAGATCAACTCGCCAAAGTTCCCGATCTCGTCACTAAAGACCGAAACGAATCCGACCATCAAACAGGCCGACCAGCCTTCTACGACAACGCTATCCCAACCGACTACGAACACTCAGTAGGAATCAGAAAAGGACCCCTCAAATAA
- a CDS encoding polyribonucleotide nucleotidyltransferase — MSNRTRRSSSSSRTAKNRKSEKKAPAFTPKNSFDVIVDEDYGITEAIATLDNGDFGTRTIRFETGQLARQADGSVTTYLDDDTMLLSTVTASNQPREGFDFFPLTVDVEERMYAAGRIPGSFFRREGRPTTEAILACRLIDRPLRPTFVKGLRNEVQVVITVMSMNPEEYYDVVAINGASAATQLSGLPVSGAVGGVRMAFVSDEDHPQGAWIAFPNHSQHENCLFEMVVAGRIVERGNGRSKEEDVAIMMVEAGAGANVVKLIEAGAPAPTEATVAEGLEAAKPYIKTLCEAQRGLAEKAAKETQEFPLFPAYSDEVYDAVEKKASKKLSKLMTIASKQEREEATNAHMEEVEEQLAETFAGEDAGKEIRAAYNAVQKAIVRNKILTEGFRIDGRGVTDIRDLEVEVELIPRAHGSSLFERGETQILGVTTLDMLKMEQQLDSLNPETSKHYIHHYNFPPYSTGETGRVGSPKRREIGHGALAERALVPVIPSKEDFPYTIRQVSEALGSNGSTSMGSVCASTLSLYNAGVPLAAPVAGIAMGLVSGDVDGETTYVALTDILGAEDAFGDMDFKVAGTSEFITALQLDTKLDGIPSDVLASALNQAKDARATILETMAEVIEGPDEMNALAPKITTVKVPVSKIGEVIGPKGKTINDITEETGADVTIEDDGTVYVAAATGEAADAAIDRINSIANPQLPKVGERYLGTVVKTVAFGAFVSLTPGRDGLVHISKLGGDKRVENVEDVVNVGDKIEVEIADIDNRGKISLVPVEED; from the coding sequence TTGAGTAACCGCACGCGGAGGAGCTCGTCGAGCTCCCGCACAGCAAAAAACCGTAAGTCGGAGAAGAAAGCACCGGCTTTCACCCCGAAGAACTCCTTTGACGTCATCGTCGATGAGGATTACGGGATCACCGAAGCTATCGCCACCTTGGATAACGGCGACTTTGGTACACGCACCATTCGTTTTGAGACCGGGCAGCTTGCGCGCCAGGCTGACGGTTCGGTGACCACCTACCTAGACGATGACACGATGCTGCTGTCCACGGTGACCGCATCCAACCAGCCGCGCGAGGGCTTCGATTTCTTCCCGCTCACGGTTGATGTTGAAGAGCGCATGTACGCCGCGGGCCGCATCCCTGGCTCCTTCTTCCGCCGCGAGGGCCGCCCGACCACCGAGGCGATCTTGGCCTGCCGCCTGATTGACCGTCCGCTGCGCCCGACGTTTGTGAAGGGCCTGCGCAACGAGGTCCAAGTTGTCATCACCGTGATGAGCATGAACCCGGAAGAGTACTACGACGTCGTTGCTATCAACGGTGCGTCGGCCGCGACGCAGCTGTCCGGCCTGCCGGTATCCGGCGCCGTCGGTGGCGTGCGCATGGCGTTTGTTTCGGACGAGGATCACCCGCAGGGTGCATGGATTGCATTCCCGAACCACTCACAGCACGAGAACTGCCTGTTCGAGATGGTCGTCGCCGGCCGCATCGTGGAACGGGGCAATGGCCGCTCCAAGGAAGAAGACGTCGCCATCATGATGGTGGAGGCAGGCGCAGGCGCTAACGTCGTCAAGCTCATTGAAGCTGGCGCTCCCGCACCGACGGAAGCTACCGTGGCCGAGGGCTTGGAGGCTGCGAAGCCGTACATCAAGACCTTGTGCGAAGCTCAGCGCGGCCTGGCTGAGAAGGCAGCGAAGGAAACCCAGGAGTTCCCGCTGTTCCCGGCGTATTCCGACGAGGTCTACGATGCCGTGGAGAAGAAGGCGTCGAAGAAGCTCTCCAAGCTCATGACGATCGCCTCCAAGCAGGAGCGCGAAGAGGCAACCAACGCCCACATGGAAGAGGTTGAGGAGCAGCTCGCAGAGACCTTCGCTGGCGAGGACGCAGGCAAGGAAATCCGTGCGGCCTACAACGCTGTTCAGAAGGCCATCGTGCGCAACAAGATTCTCACCGAGGGCTTTCGTATCGACGGCCGTGGGGTCACCGACATCCGTGACCTCGAGGTTGAGGTGGAGCTCATTCCGCGCGCACACGGTTCGTCCCTGTTTGAGCGTGGCGAGACCCAGATCCTTGGCGTGACCACCTTGGACATGCTGAAGATGGAGCAGCAGCTGGACTCCCTCAACCCGGAGACGTCCAAGCACTACATCCACCACTACAACTTCCCGCCGTACTCGACGGGTGAGACCGGCCGTGTCGGTTCCCCGAAGCGCCGCGAGATCGGTCACGGAGCGTTGGCTGAGCGCGCGCTGGTTCCGGTCATTCCGTCGAAGGAAGACTTCCCGTACACCATCCGCCAGGTCTCTGAGGCGCTGGGTTCGAACGGTTCGACCTCTATGGGCTCCGTCTGCGCCTCCACGTTGTCGCTGTACAACGCGGGTGTTCCGCTGGCTGCGCCGGTTGCTGGTATCGCCATGGGCCTGGTTTCCGGTGACGTTGACGGTGAGACCACTTACGTTGCGCTGACTGACATCCTCGGCGCTGAGGATGCATTCGGCGACATGGACTTCAAGGTCGCGGGTACTTCCGAGTTCATCACTGCTTTGCAGTTAGACACCAAGCTCGACGGCATCCCGTCTGACGTTTTGGCATCCGCCCTGAACCAGGCGAAGGACGCCCGCGCCACCATCCTGGAGACGATGGCTGAGGTCATCGAAGGCCCGGATGAGATGAACGCGCTGGCTCCGAAGATCACCACCGTCAAGGTGCCTGTGTCCAAGATCGGTGAGGTTATTGGTCCGAAGGGCAAGACCATCAACGACATCACGGAAGAAACCGGTGCGGACGTCACCATCGAAGACGATGGAACCGTCTACGTTGCCGCCGCTACCGGTGAGGCCGCTGACGCCGCGATTGATCGCATCAACTCGATTGCCAACCCGCAGCTGCCGAAGGTCGGCGAGCGCTACCTCGGCACCGTGGTCAAGACCGTCGCCTTCGGCGCGTTCGTGTCGCTGACCCCGGGCCGCGACGGACTCGTCCACATCTCCAAGCTCGGCGGCGACAAGCGCGTTGAGAACGTCGAGGACGTAGTCAACGTCGGCGACAAGATCGAGGTGGAGATCGCGGACATCGACAACCGCGGCAAGATCTCGCTCGTCCCGGTCGAGGAGGACTAG
- a CDS encoding copper oxidase produces the protein MGVFIAVGLVHTLVPEPRWLLIHIFTLGVLTNSVVVWSQNLTERFLQNKLPNSARPAQLWRTRMLNVGVVLLLAGQLAAGWGPHWVVTWSGVSLVIAAVGWHGAAIAHQLLQTEKTKRFRPVVAGYVASAVSLVVGACFGAALALDLPGVWQQRVLLAHVFTNVGGFVGLAAMASLTILFPAMWRLKGILAHPVGLLWTLAAGISIAVCGALAGSNGIACCGVLVYAAAWVYALQQWLAGVLSIVRDPQGRFTYYSLSALCAVAWLVGSLVWMGVSLASSLRGPLLLAPPTLPLLVGFAAQLLIGTMSYLMPTTIGGGPAAVRAGLAELGRAGVLRVAVFNVALVGWLAAPHAIARIVFSLIVFLCLAAFIPLMRRGVRAQRNVITAAGAAR, from the coding sequence ATGGGTGTCTTTATCGCTGTCGGTCTCGTCCATACTCTGGTCCCGGAACCGCGGTGGCTGCTCATACACATTTTCACGCTCGGTGTGTTGACCAACTCCGTTGTCGTCTGGTCCCAGAACCTCACCGAACGATTCCTGCAGAACAAGCTCCCTAACTCTGCGCGGCCCGCGCAGTTGTGGCGCACGCGCATGCTCAATGTGGGCGTAGTTCTCCTCTTGGCAGGGCAACTCGCAGCTGGGTGGGGGCCGCATTGGGTGGTTACTTGGTCCGGTGTTTCGCTGGTTATCGCCGCAGTCGGCTGGCACGGTGCCGCAATCGCGCACCAGCTCCTGCAAACGGAGAAGACAAAGCGGTTTCGGCCAGTAGTCGCCGGCTATGTGGCTTCTGCTGTGTCGCTTGTCGTGGGCGCGTGCTTCGGCGCCGCGCTCGCGCTCGATCTCCCAGGGGTGTGGCAGCAGCGGGTGCTTCTTGCCCACGTGTTCACTAACGTCGGCGGTTTCGTCGGTTTAGCGGCCATGGCTTCCCTCACGATTCTGTTCCCGGCAATGTGGCGGTTAAAGGGAATTCTTGCGCATCCGGTCGGGTTGCTGTGGACCCTCGCTGCTGGAATCAGTATCGCCGTCTGTGGGGCACTCGCCGGATCGAACGGCATTGCCTGCTGCGGCGTACTCGTTTACGCGGCGGCATGGGTGTACGCGCTACAGCAGTGGCTGGCAGGAGTACTGTCAATCGTCCGGGACCCACAGGGGCGGTTCACTTATTACAGCCTGTCCGCGTTGTGCGCGGTTGCGTGGCTCGTCGGATCGTTGGTGTGGATGGGCGTGAGTCTCGCGTCGTCCCTCCGCGGCCCTCTTTTGCTCGCGCCGCCAACCCTGCCGCTGCTCGTCGGCTTCGCCGCTCAGCTTCTAATCGGCACCATGAGCTACCTCATGCCCACAACCATCGGCGGGGGACCCGCTGCTGTTCGTGCAGGTCTTGCGGAACTTGGCCGAGCTGGAGTGTTGCGCGTAGCGGTGTTCAACGTCGCGCTCGTTGGATGGCTGGCGGCGCCGCACGCGATCGCCCGAATCGTCTTCAGTTTGATCGTCTTTCTGTGCCTTGCCGCGTTCATCCCGCTTATGAGGCGCGGGGTGAGAGCACAACGCAATGTGATCACTGCTGCGGGAGCTGCCCGCTAG
- a CDS encoding helix-turn-helix transcriptional regulator, whose protein sequence is MAREVHTDQVVQPIRDTKGKKGVPPAPVSDLMEIAAGASAKQRAVVDAIQALGGTAKVADIARYLDSHPNTVRGHLDELTELGLIGAEPEPSQGRGRPSLVYFVRAPRESDVTSAYVDLVEMLAGVLAQSGADDPSDLGRRWAISRSSAKSAGINGLLDELRVLGFDPYVRASGALGLRACPFVRAGGKPPVPFICRLHAGYLSEFGVSSELELVPFDLQGECGVKFGSQHPFTEHPDDPAAIAIGALKE, encoded by the coding sequence ATGGCACGTGAAGTTCACACGGACCAAGTGGTTCAGCCCATTCGGGACACAAAGGGAAAGAAAGGCGTGCCACCAGCACCTGTCTCTGACTTGATGGAAATAGCAGCGGGGGCGAGTGCCAAGCAGCGCGCTGTCGTGGACGCCATTCAGGCTTTGGGCGGGACGGCGAAGGTGGCCGACATCGCCCGCTATCTCGACTCTCATCCAAACACGGTTCGTGGACATCTCGACGAATTGACGGAGTTGGGGCTCATTGGTGCGGAGCCTGAACCATCTCAGGGACGTGGGCGTCCGTCGCTCGTGTACTTTGTGCGTGCACCGCGTGAATCGGATGTGACGTCGGCGTACGTCGATCTCGTGGAGATGCTCGCAGGAGTACTCGCTCAAAGCGGAGCTGATGATCCGTCAGACTTAGGTCGCAGATGGGCCATTTCGCGGTCGAGCGCCAAAAGTGCGGGAATCAACGGGCTTCTCGACGAACTACGAGTACTCGGATTCGATCCGTACGTGCGCGCTAGCGGGGCTTTAGGATTGAGGGCTTGCCCGTTTGTCCGGGCAGGCGGGAAGCCCCCGGTGCCCTTTATATGCCGGCTGCACGCAGGTTATTTGAGCGAGTTTGGCGTTTCAAGCGAACTTGAACTGGTTCCCTTCGACCTGCAGGGGGAGTGTGGAGTAAAATTTGGCTCCCAGCATCCATTCACTGAACACCCAGACGACCCGGCGGCGATTGCAATCGGCGCCTTGAAAGAGTGA
- a CDS encoding cupin domain-containing protein, producing MDIIRGLQNPRTTEERHGPRPEVKVLGKFAGANVVRIAFAAGEVFPAHQAARPIIVMGQTGRVRFTAEGETVVLEPGTAVHVEANVPHDLATDEDSTVTLFVLTDPSYPPIPSE from the coding sequence GTGGACATCATTCGAGGATTACAAAACCCGCGCACGACCGAGGAGCGGCATGGGCCGCGCCCTGAAGTAAAGGTCCTCGGCAAGTTCGCGGGGGCGAACGTAGTGCGAATCGCTTTCGCGGCAGGCGAAGTCTTTCCGGCGCACCAAGCGGCGCGTCCTATCATTGTGATGGGACAGACCGGCCGCGTCCGATTCACCGCTGAGGGCGAAACGGTCGTGTTAGAGCCTGGAACCGCGGTTCACGTAGAGGCTAACGTGCCGCATGACCTCGCTACCGATGAGGACTCTACGGTCACACTTTTCGTTTTGACCGACCCGTCCTATCCGCCGATTCCGAGCGAGTAG
- a CDS encoding AMIN-like domain-containing (lipo)protein codes for MPPVQYSPQQKPRQVLPPAQPTQYWQPQQEYREDYRTGYLDQSYIPPTAPPTAPPTYATGESRTKWLTWSLVPVAIIGLGVPIGFYAAGLINKDNGGATNADAPTTSSTVAAPETITVTTEAEPSEEEHVDADEEEETDSGDDGEPTVEILVPYGSHAAEFPASADARLRTVDVRAGSHPDEGFDRVAFEFEGTGTPGFRIHYTATDNLEITVVGTSRDFSTVYGDGGSYGVSAGVVTDVFGGGVADDETEFVIETDQRYDFQVLRLTNPPRIAVDLRR; via the coding sequence ATGCCGCCGGTGCAGTACTCCCCCCAGCAGAAACCGCGCCAGGTGCTCCCACCGGCCCAGCCAACCCAGTATTGGCAGCCGCAGCAGGAGTATCGGGAGGATTATCGGACGGGCTATCTGGACCAGTCATACATTCCACCTACCGCGCCGCCGACCGCACCGCCGACATATGCCACCGGCGAGTCGCGCACCAAGTGGCTGACCTGGTCGCTTGTGCCCGTGGCCATCATCGGGCTTGGTGTACCCATTGGTTTCTACGCTGCCGGGTTAATCAACAAGGATAACGGTGGGGCCACCAACGCCGACGCGCCCACGACCAGTTCAACTGTGGCGGCCCCGGAAACCATCACTGTCACCACGGAGGCCGAACCGTCCGAAGAAGAACACGTTGACGCCGATGAAGAGGAGGAAACCGATTCCGGTGATGACGGTGAGCCCACCGTTGAAATTCTTGTTCCGTACGGCAGCCACGCTGCCGAGTTCCCCGCATCAGCTGATGCCCGGTTGCGCACCGTCGACGTACGCGCCGGCAGCCACCCCGACGAAGGCTTCGACCGCGTCGCATTCGAGTTCGAAGGTACGGGAACCCCAGGGTTTCGGATTCACTACACCGCAACCGACAACCTTGAAATCACCGTCGTGGGCACATCCCGGGACTTTTCGACGGTCTACGGTGACGGTGGGTCCTACGGCGTAAGCGCCGGTGTAGTCACCGATGTCTTCGGTGGCGGGGTGGCCGATGACGAAACCGAGTTCGTCATCGAGACCGACCAGCGCTATGACTTCCAGGTCCTCCGGCTGACCAACCCGCCCCGTATCGCGGTGGACCTCCGGCGCTAA
- a CDS encoding AMIN-like domain-containing (lipo)protein has product MKHPSRRLTIATLGAAAVVAVATGVTACGSAGDTESNPSTTTVASPSAETETTTVTKTPEQKAASTDSTQKLNGFSAEPTEVFGGPLAQLRTTDIRVGSHAGYDRVVFEFEGTGTPEFHAGYTDQPLQQASGYPVEVPGSAALELMIHGTSLDMSMDAKYGMKKDWGLTSGSITSVVGGGTFEADGQYFIGVDSTRPYKVMVLENPTRLVVDIQK; this is encoded by the coding sequence ATGAAACATCCATCACGTAGGTTAACAATTGCAACACTGGGCGCGGCGGCTGTCGTCGCGGTGGCGACTGGAGTGACCGCGTGCGGGTCCGCCGGTGACACGGAGTCAAACCCGAGCACCACGACGGTTGCGTCCCCCTCAGCCGAAACTGAGACTACAACCGTGACCAAAACCCCGGAGCAAAAAGCCGCGTCCACCGACAGCACGCAGAAGCTGAACGGGTTTAGCGCAGAACCCACCGAAGTCTTTGGAGGCCCGCTCGCGCAGCTGCGCACGACCGACATCCGCGTCGGATCGCACGCCGGCTACGACCGCGTCGTCTTCGAGTTCGAAGGCACCGGCACACCCGAGTTCCACGCTGGCTACACCGACCAGCCCCTGCAGCAGGCTTCGGGCTACCCTGTTGAAGTCCCCGGCAGCGCGGCGCTGGAACTCATGATCCACGGAACGTCCCTGGACATGAGCATGGACGCTAAGTACGGAATGAAGAAGGACTGGGGTCTAACCAGCGGCAGCATCACCAGCGTTGTCGGCGGCGGAACCTTCGAAGCCGACGGCCAGTACTTCATCGGCGTGGATTCCACGCGCCCCTACAAGGTTATGGTGCTGGAAAACCCGACTCGCCTGGTCGTGGATATTCAAAAGTAG
- the dapB gene encoding 4-hydroxy-tetrahydrodipicolinate reductase produces the protein MSIKVGVVGARGRVGTAVVAGVNAAEDLELVAEVDMGDTLQLLVDGGAQVIVDFTTPSAVMDTLEFCINNGIHAVVGTTGFDDQRYAQVRSWLDEANAGADTPVGVLIAPNFAISAVLAMAFARQAAPFFESAEVVEYHHPNKLDAPSGTAIKTAQGIAEARREANMGAIPDATEQTLEGARGADVDGVKVHAVRMTGMVAHEEIVFGTQDQSLTIRQDSYGRDSFVPGVLTGVRGVADHPGLTIGLDSYLGL, from the coding sequence ATGTCGATCAAAGTGGGTGTAGTTGGAGCGCGCGGCCGGGTGGGCACCGCCGTTGTTGCTGGCGTGAACGCGGCGGAGGACTTGGAGCTCGTCGCTGAAGTAGACATGGGCGACACGCTGCAGTTGCTTGTCGACGGTGGGGCGCAGGTGATCGTCGATTTCACCACGCCGTCCGCAGTGATGGACACCTTAGAATTCTGCATTAACAACGGCATCCACGCGGTGGTGGGCACCACCGGTTTTGATGATCAGCGATACGCGCAGGTGCGCTCCTGGCTTGACGAAGCCAATGCCGGTGCGGATACGCCGGTTGGTGTGCTCATCGCGCCGAACTTTGCGATCTCCGCTGTACTCGCCATGGCGTTCGCGCGCCAGGCCGCACCGTTCTTTGAATCCGCTGAAGTGGTGGAATACCACCACCCGAACAAGTTGGATGCACCAAGTGGCACTGCGATCAAGACGGCGCAGGGCATCGCGGAAGCTCGTCGTGAAGCGAATATGGGCGCGATCCCGGACGCGACGGAGCAAACACTGGAGGGCGCACGCGGCGCCGACGTTGATGGCGTCAAAGTCCACGCCGTACGCATGACCGGAATGGTGGCGCACGAAGAAATCGTGTTTGGTACCCAAGACCAGTCGCTGACCATCCGCCAGGACTCCTACGGCCGAGACTCCTTCGTCCCCGGCGTCCTCACCGGCGTCCGCGGTGTCGCCGACCACCCGGGCTTGACCATCGGACTGGATTCCTACCTGGGGTTGTAG
- the thyX gene encoding FAD-dependent thymidylate synthase, with product MTQQKELDVQLIAATSFEPPVDVDWEQDANATDAEALVEFAGRACYETFSKPNPHTAANEAYVHHILEVGHDALLEHATATLYIRGLSRAAGNELLRHRHLSFSQLSQRFVPAGETDVVLPAEVRGDEDLERLFLHAVDESRFVYEELLTALEGNLDNEPNPLLRKKKARQAARAILPNATETRFVVTGNYRAWRGFIAARASEHADVEIRTLAITVLEILSRQAPALFDDFLISTLADGTKMATSPYAI from the coding sequence ATGACGCAACAGAAGGAACTTGATGTCCAACTGATCGCGGCGACATCGTTTGAACCGCCGGTGGACGTGGACTGGGAACAAGACGCGAACGCGACTGACGCAGAAGCGCTCGTCGAATTTGCAGGTAGGGCCTGCTACGAGACGTTCTCGAAGCCCAACCCGCACACCGCGGCCAATGAAGCCTACGTTCACCACATTCTGGAGGTCGGGCACGACGCGCTGCTGGAGCACGCAACGGCGACGCTGTACATCCGCGGTTTGTCGCGGGCAGCGGGAAACGAGCTTCTGCGCCATCGTCATCTGTCCTTTAGCCAACTCTCCCAACGGTTTGTCCCAGCCGGAGAGACCGATGTGGTTCTTCCTGCGGAAGTGCGCGGGGATGAGGATTTGGAGCGCCTCTTCCTGCACGCGGTGGATGAATCCAGGTTTGTCTACGAAGAGCTGCTGACAGCACTCGAGGGGAACTTGGACAACGAGCCCAACCCACTGTTGCGGAAGAAAAAGGCCCGCCAAGCAGCACGCGCAATTTTGCCGAACGCGACTGAGACACGCTTTGTGGTCACGGGCAACTACCGTGCGTGGCGTGGATTCATCGCCGCGCGTGCCAGCGAACACGCTGATGTGGAAATCCGCACGCTAGCCATCACCGTACTGGAGATTCTGTCGCGGCAAGCGCCCGCGCTTTTTGATGACTTTTTGATCTCCACCCTGGCTGACGGGACGAAGATGGCGACGAGTCCGTACGCAATCTAG
- the dapA gene encoding 4-hydroxy-tetrahydrodipicolinate synthase, translated as MGTSLKVNTGAEHFGTVGVAMVTPFDAQGKLDLAAGRRLAAYLVDNGVDALILAGTTGESPTTTDEEKIELLRAVREEVGDRAKLVAGAGSNNTHHAVELAKASAAAGADALLTVTPYYSKPNQAGLLAHFTAVAQATDLPVCLYDIPPRSVVPIAGETIRELAKIPNVLGVKDAKADMLEAAPIINDTGLAWYSGDDALNVPWLSLGATGVISVVGHAAPALLRELVTSFEEGDLARAREINATTIDVLAAQQAILGGVTFSKAALRLQGIEVGDPRLPIAPASEQQVASLRLDMEKAGVL; from the coding sequence ATGGGAACAAGTCTGAAGGTTAATACTGGCGCTGAGCATTTTGGCACCGTTGGCGTAGCCATGGTGACACCATTTGATGCGCAGGGGAAGCTCGACCTTGCCGCTGGTCGTCGACTTGCTGCCTACCTTGTGGATAACGGCGTGGACGCCTTGATCCTGGCTGGCACCACCGGTGAATCCCCGACGACCACGGATGAGGAAAAGATTGAGCTTCTCCGCGCGGTGCGTGAAGAAGTGGGGGACCGCGCGAAGCTGGTTGCTGGCGCCGGGTCCAACAACACCCACCACGCTGTGGAGCTGGCCAAGGCATCCGCGGCGGCCGGTGCAGACGCCCTTTTGACGGTGACGCCGTACTACTCCAAGCCGAACCAAGCAGGCCTGTTGGCGCACTTCACTGCCGTGGCACAAGCCACTGATCTCCCGGTGTGCTTGTACGACATTCCGCCGCGTTCTGTTGTCCCCATTGCGGGTGAGACAATTCGTGAGCTTGCTAAGATTCCCAACGTCCTGGGCGTGAAAGATGCCAAGGCCGACATGCTGGAAGCCGCACCGATTATTAATGACACGGGGTTGGCCTGGTACTCTGGCGACGACGCACTGAACGTGCCATGGCTCTCTTTGGGTGCCACGGGGGTTATCTCTGTGGTTGGCCACGCGGCGCCCGCGCTGCTGCGAGAGCTGGTAACAAGCTTCGAGGAAGGCGACCTCGCCCGTGCACGGGAAATCAACGCCACCACCATCGACGTGCTTGCTGCACAGCAGGCAATCCTTGGTGGAGTGACATTTTCAAAAGCCGCTCTGCGTCTGCAGGGCATTGAGGTCGGCGACCCACGTCTGCCCATCGCTCCTGCGAGCGAGCAGCAGGTGGCGTCGTTGCGCCTTGACATGGAAAAAGCTGGAGTCCTTTAA